A genomic window from Salvia miltiorrhiza cultivar Shanhuang (shh) chromosome 5, IMPLAD_Smil_shh, whole genome shotgun sequence includes:
- the LOC131026322 gene encoding LOW QUALITY PROTEIN: protein PHLOEM PROTEIN 2-LIKE A9-like (The sequence of the model RefSeq protein was modified relative to this genomic sequence to represent the inferred CDS: inserted 2 bases in 1 codon), translated as MGSYSSPHHSGNPSLKFMPKEGKTMIIHPKDLTIVWGNDNRYWSVPKKENSFAELQQVSWLEVTGVVDDTTPNKNCEVGFRVSLNPDAFGWGKYPIYIMIKKGGNTSWTKITINPNQKGXEFEIRGRWMKADHHIQNNDRKLFFGLYEVWSGKWKGGLKIHYAYIKDLP; from the exons ATGGGTTCTTACTCCAGCCCACACCATTCAGGAAATCCTTCACTTAAATTCATGCCCAAG GAGGGGAAGACGATGATCATCCATCCCAAGGATCTCACTATTGTTTGGGGCAACGACAACCGATACTGGAGTGTACCCAAAAAAGA GAATTCGTTTGCAGAACTACAGCAGGTGAGCTGGCTGGAGGTGACGGGAGTGGTGGACGACACCACTCCAAACAAGAACTGCGAAGTAGGGTTTCGGGTATCATTGAATCCGGATGCATTCGGGTGGGGGAAGTATCCCATCTACATCATGATCAAGAAGGGGGGGAACACCTCCTGGACCAAGATCACCATAAACCCTAATCAAAAGGG GGAGTTTGAAATCCGAGGGAGGTGGATGAAAGCCGATCACCACATCCAAAATAATGATCGCAAGCTCTTCTTCGGATTGTACGAGGTTTGGAGTGGCAAGTGGAAGGGAGGCCTCAAGATTCACTATGCATATATCAAGGACTTGCCATGA